From Antedon mediterranea chromosome 9, ecAntMedi1.1, whole genome shotgun sequence, a single genomic window includes:
- the LOC140058938 gene encoding WD repeat-containing protein 82-like: MKLSDQVIRNFRVAKLFKDQNTAKINSVDFSHNGETLISSSDDDSIVIYDCLEGKPKKTLYSKKYGVDLIRFTHAQNTCIYSSNKIDDTIRYLSLHDNKFIRYFPGHTRKVVSLSMSPIDDSFLSSSFDKTIRLWDLRSPNCQGMMQLQGRPVAAFDPEGLIFACGINSEMIKLYDLRSFDKGPFTTFRLQQDRDCDWTGLKFSSDGKMILISTNGPVIRLIDAFSGHALQSYMGHMNQKGILLEASFSPDAQFVLSGSQDGKVHIWNAENGTKTAVLESKHNGAPVHCVQFNPKYLMLATSSQSMSFWLPNIDD; encoded by the exons ATGAAGCTTTCCGATCAAGTAATTCGGAATTTTCGTGTCGCAAAGCTTTTCAAGGATCAGAACACAGCAAAAATCAACAGTGTTGATTTTTCACATAATGGCGAAACTTTAATATCCAGTAGTGATGATGATTCAATTGTTATTTATGATTGCTTAGAAGGAAA ACCTAAAAAGACATTGTACAGTAAAAAATATGGAGTCGACCTTATTCGTTTTACCCATGCCCAGAACACATGTATTTATAGCTCAAACAAAATTGACGACACGATTCGATACTTGTCTCTACACGACAATAAGTTCATCCGGTATTTTCCAGGACACACACGAAA AGTTGTAAGTTTATCAATGTCGCCGATTGATGACAGTTTTCTATCGAGTTCATTCGACAAAACTATACGGTTATGGGACTTGAGGTCACCGAATTGTCAG GGAATGATGCAGCTTCAAGGGAGACCGGTGGCAGCATTCGATCCCGAAGGATTAATTTTTGCTTGCGGAATAAACTCGGAAATGATAAAATTGTATGACCTTCGTTCATTTGATAAA GGTCCTTTTACGACGTTCCGCTTACAACAAGATCGAGATTGCGACTGGACCGGACTTAAATTCAGCTCGGATGGTAAAATGATCCTAATCTCAACAAATGGACCAGTTATTCGTCTTATTGACGCTTTCTCTGGACATGCGCTACAATCGTACATG GGTCACATGAATCAAAAAGGCATTTTATTGGAAGCATCGTTCAGCCCGGATGCACAATTTGTTTTgtcag GATCTCAAGACGGAAAAGTCCATATATGGAATGCTGAGAATGGAACAAAGACGGCTGTACTGGAGTCGAAGCATAATGGTGCTCCAGTTCATTGCGTACAGTTTAACCCCAAGTACCTAATGTTGGCAACCTCCTCACAGTCGATG TCGTTTTGGCTGCCAAACATTGACGACTGA